In the genome of Sphingopyxis sp. YF1, the window AGCGCGTCGAGCGCATAGACCTTTACGTTGAGCGCCCATCCCATATCCTCGGTCAACATATCGGCATAGGCGTCGCGAGCCGGTTCGTGTGCGCCAACCAAAGTCACGACATCATCGAAGCGCCCCGCGATCAGATAGGCATTTGCGAGGTCCTTCATCAGCGCCATATTATCTGGCGCGGCCTCAAAGTCTGCCTTGCTCCGATCAACCTGCGCGTCGATCACGTGCACCATATTGCGGCCAGCCTTAGCTTCGATCTGCGGCCACAGCTTCGCGTAGCGGCGATCCCCCAAAGCCGATTTGAAGGCATAGGGGGATTTCAAATAAGCGAGGTTCGTGGCGGCAGCGGTCGTGTCTCCGGTCTCCACCTCAATTTGGAAAAGCTCCGAGCCGATGATATCCCGATCCGCGGCGGGGAACTTCGCCAACCGTTCGGGGCGTATCAGGGCGCGAAAAAGTGCAAGACTGCGTTCGCGCTCCTTCGCCTTCACATAGGCTTGAGCCAGATCCCACACGACTTTCGAATCGCCGTCGGTCAGCGTCATCCGGTCGTCGGCATCAATGTATGCGAAAAGCCTTTCCTCGGCGGCGTCATAGCGTTCGGCGAGGTGAGAGACCCCGACCCCCATCGGAAAGGCCGACGGCTTGCCGCTCCTCCGCTCCAGCGCGATCATCCACATATAGGCGTCCGACCAACGCTTCTCGCCGGCCGAGCACATCAGGTTGGAATAGGCTTCGAGCGCGTCGAGCCGCGACGAAAAACTGCCACGCGTGATCATCTGGCGCGTCAACGGCACCATGACACGACACCAGTCGGGTTGGTCGAGCGCCACCTGCGCATCAAACGCACTCGACAATTGATCGTCGCTGTAAGTTGTATAGTTGATCCGCGCTGATGCCCCGTCGCCGCCCTCCTGCGCAGATGCCGGCACGGCCGCAAACGCCATCAGTGCCCCTAGGACGCTCCCCAAAGTCGATCGCGACAAAATTAACCCTCCCCATGTCATGGAATCGTTGTGCCGACACCCGGCCCGATTGCCAAGCCGCCTTCCCCGGCTCCTGTCGGTGGCGACCAGCAGCCACCGCCTCAGTGGGGAGGAATACCAAGGCGCCTTCGCTCACGCGCCGCCGAGACGGGCACCACGGACGGAAGCCGAAGCAGGGTGCTCTCGCAAGGGGGATTTCGTTTCCGTTCCACCGGATCCATTCGGTAGGGAACAGGTTCGCGCCCGCCATGTTATGGAAGCTGACACCGCATCAGGGGCACCACATGCGATTGATCCCACTGGCTATCACGACTTTGCTGCTGACACCGGCGCTCACCGCCTGCGACCCCGCCAAGGGCGGCGCCGAAGCCCCGCCGCGCGCCACCGACACCGCGCCCTCGCCGACGCAGACCTCGCTGATCGCGGTTCCGATCAACGCCGACATCAGCCCGCTCAAGCGCGAACTGGAACGCGCGATCCCGCGGACGCTGTGGACAATCGACCGCCACGAAAAGGCGTGCGTCCCGCCGCAGCGGGTCAAGGTTTTCGGCAGGAAGGTCAAGGTCACCCCCGCCATCCCCTGCACGATCGTCGGGCAGGTCACGCGCGGGCCGCTCAAGTTTCGCGGCGAAGGCAATGAAATCGTCGTCGATGTGCCGATCAATGCGCGCATCAGCGCGCGCGACGTCGGCGGGGTGCTCAAGGGCGAGACCGCGACCGGATCGGCGCTCGTTCACGCGCGCATCCGGCTCGACCTCGCCGCGAACTGGCGCATGCAGGGCAAGGCGCGCATCGCCTATGGCTGGACCAGTGCGCCTGGCATCGACTTCCTCGGCAAGCGCATCACCTTCACCGACGAAGCCGATGCCAGGCTCAAACCCGTGGTCGCAGGCATCGAGCGCGAGGTGAACCGCGAGATCGTAAAGATCGATCTGCGCCGTCAGGCGGCCGACATCTGGCGACAGAGCTTCACCGCGCTCGAACTCAACCATCAGAACCCGCCGGTGTGGATGCGCGTCACGCCGCAGCGCATCCTTTACGGCGGCTACCATCTCGACGGCCAGCGGCTGCGGCTCGATCTCGGGATCGAAGGGCTCACCGAAACCTTCGTCGGGGACCGGCCGGCCGCCCCCGACCCGACGCCGCTGCCCGCGCTGGTCCGCAAGACGCCGCGTCCGCATCTCGACATCCGCGTTCCCGTCGTCGCGGACTATGCGCCGTTGCAGCCGGTGATCGACCGCGCGCTCGCCAAGCGCGCGACGCGTCCCTTCGTACTGCCCAAGATCGGCCCGATGATGGTCAAGTTCGGCCCGTCGACCGTCTATGGAGCCCCCGGCGGCCGCGTCGCTGTGGGCGTCGACGTCGATGCCCGGCTGGAAGCGCGCACCGGCAAGCCGACGCACGGGCGGATCTGGATGACCGCGATCCCGGTCAATGCGCCCGGGTCGGCCGAAATCCGCTTCACCGATCTCGTGATCAACGGCGACACCGACGGCGTCGCGGGCGACGTGCTCATCCTGATCGGGCGCAGCGAGGAATTCGCACCGCTAATCGCCGAGGCGCTGACCCAGAATTTCGCGCGCGACCTCGCCGAACTGCAGGGCAAGATCCGCCGCGCAGTCGACGAGCGGCGCGAGGGGCCCTTCGTCATCCGCACCCATGTCGACGGTTTCGAGACCGGCGCGATCCGGGCCTATGGCAACGGCCTCTACCTGCCGGTGCGGATGACCGGCGGCGCGCGTGTCGATTACCGCCCGACGAGGTGAAACGGGACAGCCCGGCTATCGCCGGATGAAATCCATCGTCCAGTTCACTTCCCAGCTGGCGCCGCCATCGGCCGACATCGCCTGCTCCCAGCGCGGCGATGCGCTGTCGGTGCGGCTCCAGATGAAGCGCAACCGGATCGGCCGCCCGTCGAGCGTGTCGTCGGCGTAAAAATGCCCGACGCCATCCGCAAACCGGCCGATGACCGGGACGTCCAGACTGTGCGGGCTGCGGGCATCGAGCCACCAGATCGCCCAGCTCTTTCGGGCGGGATCGAAGGAACGCAGCGCGATCGCCCGGTAGGTTCCGCCGGGGATATGGAGGATATTGTCTTCGACATTGCCATCGCCGCCCAGAATCGGGCGCATGTCGCAAAGCCCGTAGAACTCTTCCCAATCATCACAGCCGACCAGCCGCGCTTTCAGGCGGCGATGCCGCACCCGCCAGCTGCCGATCTGGAAATCGAAATCACCCGCCATGACCGGTTCTCCGCTATCGCATCGACCGACATGTTCTTATTATGTTCTCACTCGAACACAACCCCGCTCGGGTCAGAAAAGGCGGGTGAGCGCGTAGAAGAGCGCCGCGACGACCGCGCTGGCGGGGATGGTGATGAACCACGCCGCGACGACGTTGCTCGCGACACCCCAGCGCACCGCGCTCGCGCGGCGCGCAACGCCGGCGCCGATGATGCTGCCGGTGATCGTGTGCGTCGTCGACACCGGAATACCGAGCAGGCTCGCGGTGAAGACCATGATCGAGCCGCCGGTCGACGCCGCAAAACCCTGATGATGCGACAGCTTGGTGATGCGCCCGCCCATCGTTTCGATGATCTTCCACCCGCCCGACAGCGTACCGAGCGCGATGGCGATATAGCAGGCGAATGCCACCCAGTGCGGAACATGGAACTCGCCCGACAGATATCCGGTCGAGTAGAGCAGCACCGCGATGATCCCCATCGTCTTTTGCGCGTCGTTGAGCCCGTGGCTCAGCGAATAGGCCGCGGAAGAGAAGAGGTGGAGCGTGCGGAAGGTCCGCTCCGCGAATTTCGCACTCGCGCGGCGCAGCGCCCAGCTGCTCAGCAGCATGACCAGCATCGCGAGCAGCATGCCGAGCATCGGCGACAGAAAGATCGCGATCACCGTCTTGTTGAGGCCGGTCCACTGGATGCCCTCGAACCCGGCATGCGCGACGCCTGCACCGACGATGCCGCCGACCAGCGCGTGGCTCGACGACGAGGGAATGCCCTTGAGCCAGGTCACGACGTTCCAGAACATCGCCCCGACCAGCGCACCAAAGACGACCGCGGGCGTCACCAGATCCTTGTCGATCAACCCCGCGCCGATCGTCTCGGCGACCTTGTGCAGCGCCGGAAAGGCAAGGCTCAGGAAATAGGCGGCGAAGTTGAAGAAGGCGGCAAAGATCACCGCCTGGACGGGCTTGAGCAGCCGCGTCGCGACGACGGTCGCGATGCTGTTCGCCGCATCGTGCAGTCCGTTGAGGAAATCGAACGCCAGCGCCAGGATGACGAGGCCGACGAGCAGGGGAAAGGCGATTTCGTGCATGGTGGACGCCCCCGCTTATGCGTGGTCGATGACCAGACCGTCGATTTCGTTGGCGACGTCCTCGAACCGGTCGACGACGGTTTCGAGATGGCGGTAAAGCTCGCGCCGGATGATGAATTGCGTCGTGTCGGTCGCGCCGATTTCACGGAACAGGCGCTTGAGTCCCGCCGCGTGAATCTCGTCGGCATGCCCTTCCATGCGGACCAGCCGCTCGGTCAGTTCGTGCAGCCGCGGCCCGTTGGCACCGATGTTGCGGAGCAGGGGCAGCGCCTCGGCGGTGAGCCGCGCGGCGTCGACGATGATCCCCGCGATGTCGCGCATCTCGGGCTCGAATTCGGTGACGTCGTACAGGTCGACCGCGCCCGCGGTCTTCTGCATCTCGTCGATCGCATCGTCCATCGACGCGATCAGGTCGGTGATCGCGCTGCGATCGAACGGCGTCAGGAAGGTCCGGCGCACCGTCTGCAGCACTTCGCGGGTGATCGCGTCGGCGTCATGCTCGCGCTCGATGATTTCCTGGATATGGTCGGCCATGCCGTTGCCGCCCTGCAGCAGGCGCGACAGCGCATTCGCCCCGGCGACGAGGGTCGCGGCGTGGCTTTCGAACAGTTCGAAGAAATTGCCCTGTCGCGGCAGCAAGCGCTGGAACCATGCGAACATGCGGTTGACCCCTGTTTTTTCGGCAACATTGAAAACGACCCCGTCCGGCCGCGCGGCGGCGCGGAAACCGCTGTCGCCGAACGATCGGATCAAGGCTTGCAGATCGGGCTCCTCCACCGCAGCCGCGGCGGCGTGGAACGGAAACCACTGGCGGTCACGCTCGCCGTCTTCCTTCCATTCGGGAAGCTCGTTGGTGACCGCGAGCGGGAACACTTCGACGTCGAGCATCACCGCGGCGCCATTGGCGCGGCGCTTGCGATACTGGTAGCTGCCGATCGGCGTCGGACAGACCGCGCCGATCACCCCCGCCTCTTCCTCGGCCTCGATCGCGGCGGCGGCGTGGCGGGTCATGCCGGTCAGCGGATTGCCCTTCGGGATCACCCAGCGCCTGGTCTCGCGCGAGGTGATGAGCAGGATTTCGGTCGGGCCATCCTGTGCGGGGCCGCCGAATCGGTAGGGAAGGACCGCAATTTGACGCATTTTATCAGTCCTTTCCTATGCTTGGCCCGGCGCGCTCGCCGATGCGTGACAAATCGGTTTCGCCCCTATGACATTAATGTGACAGCAGCAAGCGGAGCCGCCTTCCCCGCCCGCTTTCCGTTAACGTCAATTCGATTGCAAAATGCAACGTGGTGCGTAAGCTGCATCCTAAAGATATATGGGAGACGAAATCATGGCAGGTACCGCGACCATGGAGCGCACGGGAAGCAACGCGGCCGCGCCGGTCGATCAGGACGTGCTGATCGTCGGCGCCGGCATCTCGGGCATCGGCATGGCGGTGCATCTGCAGATGAACTGCCCCGACCGCAGCTTCGGCATCGCCGAACGCCGCGCCGACCTTGGCGGCACATGGGACCTGTTCCGCTACCCCGGCATCCGATCGGACAGCGACATGCACACGCTGGGCTTCGTCTTCGAGCCGTGGAAGCATGAAAAATCGATCGCCGACGGCCCCGCGATTCTCGACTATCTCAACCGCATCGTCGACGAGCGCGGCATCCGCGAGCGTATCCGCTTCGATCGCAAGGTCGTCGGCGCCGACTGGGACAGCGCCGACGCCCGCTGGACCGTGACGATGGAGGACAGCCAGGGGACGCAATCGACGACGACCGCGCGCTGGCTCTATCTCGGTGCGGGCTACTATGACTATGACGAGCCCTTCGATGCCAATTTCGCCGGCCGGGCCGATTTCCAAGGACAGATTTTGCACCCGCAGTTCTGGCCGAAGGACCTCGACTACAAGGGCAAGAAGGTCGTCGTGATCGGTTCGGGCGCGACCGCGGTGACCATTGTTCCGTCGATGGCAAAGGAGGCGGGGCACGTGACGATGCTCCAGCGCACCCCGACCTGGTACGCGATCCGTCCCGCCAAGGACGGCTTCGCCAATTTCCTGCGCAAGATCCTGCCCGAGGAACTCGCCTACAAGATCACCCGCTTCAAGAATGTGAAGCTGCAGGACATCGTCTTCAAAAAGGCCCGCGACAAGCCCCAGAAGGTCAAGGATTTCCTGACCAAGAAGGTCAAGGCCGCGCTCGGCGACCGCTATGACGAAAAGGCCTTCACCCCGCCCTACAATCCGTGGGAACAGCGGCTGTGCCTCGTCCCCGACGCCGACTTCTTCGAGGCGATGAAAGCCGACAAGGCGTCGGTCGTGACCGACCATATCGAGCGCTTCGACGCGACCGGCATCCAGCTCAAGTCGGGCCAGCACCTCGACGCCGACATCATCGTCACCGCGACCGGGCTCAAGCTGGCGGTCGCAGGAAAGATACCGGTTCGCGTCGACGGCGATCCCGTCGATTGGAGCGAGCATTTCTATTACAAGGCGTGCATGTTTTCGAACGTCCCGAACTTCTCGGCGGTGTTCGGCTATCTGAACGCCAGCTGGACGCTGCGCGCCGACATCGTGTCCGAATATGTCTGCCGCGTGCTCAATCACATGCGGGCGACGGGAACCGAGATCGCGCTCCCGCTGCTCGAGGATCCGTCGACCCTGACCGAGGAGAATATCTTCGACTTCTCGTCGGGCTATATCCAGCGGTCGCTGCACATCATGCCGAAAAGCGCGGTCGCGCTGCCCTGGCGGCTCAGCCAGAATTACATCCAGGATCGCATCGACATGCGCACCGGCGCGATCGACGACGGCGTGCTGGCATTCGGCAAGCCCCACGTCGCCGAAACGGCGCCGGCCCTCGAGGCGGCCGAGTAATCAGGCGAGCGGCGGCGTAGCGGCCTTTCGGGCCCGGCTACGCCGCACCAGCCAGAACACCAATCCGCCGATTGCCAGCAGCACGGCTGCACCGACCGCTGCGATCACCTTCACCCCGGTTTCATATTGTTCGGCAAAGCGCAGGGCGTCAGGCTTGGTCGCGCTGCCCAGAACATTCCACGAGGTGATCTGCGTCGGCCCGCCATTCTCGGCGAAGAAGCGCAGCGACACCGTCGTCCATTTGCCCTTGCCCGTGCCGATGACCACGGCCTCTTCCTGCTGCTGCTTCAGCCCGGGTTCGACGTTGGTTTTCCACTGATAGGACGCGAGCTGCCAGGTCGCGCGACCTGCGGGGCATTCGCGCGGCAGCAACGGCGCCGCCTCCGCCGCGGTCCCGGCGATCTCCGGATGCAGCAAACGCGTGTTGGCAACCGGGTCGGTGCAGAAACGCTGCCCGATATCGACAATTTCCTTCTGTCGCTCGGGCGACACCATCTTGTCGAGTGCCGCCTGGTAGCTGCAACCCGAAACCATCAGGACCATCGGCCCCGCCACTCCCGCAACAATCGCGCGCATATTCCCCTCCCCCTCAATTGCCCGGCAATTGCCGCGGATGATGCCGGATTGCGCCAATGGAATCCAGTCCGTCGATGCGCACGTCGGCGGGATGAAAAATCGGGAAAGCGAAGACACATCCAGATTGGTATCAATATATGTGCGGATTAAATCCCGCTCCGCCCCTCAGTATTTACTCCCAACCTTCTCCGTAGTAACTTGAATAAGTTCATGAGGAGGGCGCATCATGGATTTTTCTGAAAGCATATTCCCCGCAAGACAACTTTTTTCGACTACAACAGGATTGATCGCAGCCATGCTGCTCGCCGGGTGCCAGGACAGTGGCTACGGCGAAAAGGGCACAAAGGTCGCCGCGGCAGGCAGCTGTCCCGAAGGTCTGGGCTGGGCCGAAGGGCTCGAAGCCTATCTCGGCCCGACCGCGACGATGCCGACGGCGATGAGCGCGACCGCCGACGACTGCCTGTTCAATCAATGGTCGTGGGAAACCTTTGTCTGGGCCAATGCGCCGATCAACGGCACCCCGCGCTTTCTGACCTGGCGGGTCCCCGATGATCTGCTCGCCAACACCGCCAGGGTCCCGCGCACCTCGCTGCTGCGGCTCGACGCCCATATGAAACCGGTCCCCACGGCGCCGGGCGCAAACAATCAGGACGGGGCGATCGTCGAGGCCGACGGCAGCATGCTTATCGGGCCCAACGGCTATCCGGTCTATGCATCGAGTCATATGACGTCGAACTATTTCGACGTCGTCAAACGCAATCTGATCGCCACCGGCGCCTATGAAAGCAATCCGAACCATGACGATTATTTCTCTCCCGGCGATGCGATCGTCAAAGCCACCTGGTACCGGCTCGCCGACGGCGAAACCGCGCCTGCGGGAGCCTATACGACAAGCGCCGAGGTACCGGTGCTGCAGAATAGCTGCACGGACACCGGCTGCATCGCCGTGCCGAGCGGCCGGTATGAAGTGGCGACGGTTGCGCTCGTCGGCACGCATGTCGTGGGCTATGTCGAGAACCACCCGGAATTCCTGTGGGCGACCTTCGAGCACAAGCTGAATGCGCCAATGTTTGCCGACAACAGCTTCGTCTTTGATGCCAATGCCAGCAACCCGAACCATCATACCTTCTACAAGGCAGGCACGCCCTTTTCGCAGGCGGCGCTGCTGGTGGAGACCAACACCACCCCCGCGACCGTCAGCTTCGATGCGAATACGGGGACGTTCTCGCCGGCGACGCAGATCGTCCAGATGAACCGGACCGGCGGCGACACGCAGCCGAACGGCCCCGCGAACATCGCCGCGATCAACGCCGCATCGCAAAAGGAAGCCGCCAGCTTCCCGAACAATTCGCCGATCCAGAATTACAACCTGATCGGCACGGTGTGGTTCCAGCCGAACCGCTATGTCACGACCAACCCCAACTGGCAGAAGCTGAACCAGACCAACGCGGTCGGCGCGATCAGCCTGATGAACAGCACCGCGGAGACCTTCCTCCAGAGCGCCAAGGGGCAGCAGGGCAACAACTGTTTCGAATGCCACAGCGCGACCAGCTTTTCCTATCAGGGCATCCAGCCGAAGGCTCTGCCCGTGCGCCGTATCGCGATCAGCCACATGGTTGCCATGGGGTCGCCGTATGAAGTGCCGAACAAGCTGCCGGTGAAGGCGGGCGGCACCGCGCCCGCGAAGGCGCCGCCGAAAAAATAGGGCTGCACTGGGCCGCAGTCGATAGCCCCGGAATCCCTAAAAAGGGCTCCGGGGCTAATCCATTCCAGGCACGGCCGCTATGGGGTGGGAAGCAGACGTTGCTTGAGCACGTGACTACTGCAATACCCATCGCACGGACTAGCAGGGTAAGGGGCGTGCGTGGAACGTTATCTCCTCGATGAAGGTGTACTTGATGAGGTTATGATCCGCCGTTGGGCATTCGATCTCGAGGCCGAACTTGTTCAACAAGATGAGGACCTTGTCCTTCATGATTGGAGTTTCGCAGCCACGATTTTGGATTTGGCGGCCGATCCAAGCTGCCCAAAAGCAGAATATCTCCTAGAAATCTGGGACGACTTCACCCGAAACAGTACCGTGCATCAAGTTCCGTCGGATTTGGAAGCGGCACGTCAAGCGCTGTCCTTAGCAGAGGCCTATAAACATCATAGTGGGATAGCGCGTTGGATTGCGGATCAACGAGAGCGCCTAAAGTGTGTTAGTAGAACAGGCCCAACTGATCGAGCGACAGCCCTGTGGATGGCCGACATGATGCTAAATGGTCTGGCACGTTCATGCCCTATCGACATAATCCTCGAAACTGCTGCTGATTTTCTTGTGCAGATGTCGTTTCCTAACCCATCTTACAAGGAATGGCTATTAATCAGCAAGGCGACTGGCGGCCTCCGATACAGTCGTTATTGGCCTGAAGGTGCAGCGGAGCCAAGTTGGTTTGACCCCAAACCACGCCATCGAGCGGGAAGCTAACGTCCGCAACCGGTCGTTTCCTGATATTCGCTCCCGATCGACAGCGAACGACGAAGATGGGGTGGAAAGCGGGCATCAAGCGCGGTAGAATTCGGCAGGCCAAGGATAGCGAAACCGATGGTCACATGTACGGATGGTGAGCCAATTGACCTGCGCGAAACGCGACGTGGAGTGGGACCGTCTTTGGGCGCGCTCGGATGCGTGGGAAAGGGACATTTCCAACCAAACCGAACTTCTATCCGAGGAGACGGACGATAGCTGGGACCTGATCCAGCGTGCCGGCAAGAGAGCCGAAGACGATCCGACAGCTTCTTTCCAGCTATACCTTGAAGCCGCAGAAGGCGGTTCGGCCTGGTCGATGGAAAAAGTCGGGTGCATTACTGGACCGGTACCGGAATCGCGGCCGATCCGGATATGGCCTTGAAATACTATCATCGCGCCATAGGCGCAGGGTCCTGGATGGCTACGCTTTGTTACGCCCGCCTGCTCGCCGAATTAGGACATCATGATGATTGCGAAAGCACCCTGAACGGAGCCGTCGCGTCGGGCTTCGTGCCTGCCTATTTCTGGCTGGGCTGGTGTCGTTACGCGCGTTCGAAGACCCCACGAACATGCCAAAAAGTCCGTCCTTTGATGGAGCATGCTGCCGACCAAGGGCATCCGATGGCAAGACTCTTCCTCGCACGATGGATGGCGCTTGGACATTTGGGTCTACACAACATCCCGCGTGGCTGGATGGCTGTCTTCCGATTGGCGGCGAGCCCTGTCTTCACCGAAAGACGAACCGCGCCCGCCTGATGTCCGCAATCTGTCGGTCCCGGACGCCCCTCGGCAGCAGCCTTCCCACACAGCTTGTCGACAGACGGCTCCCTGGCGCCGACGAACGGCAACAGCGGCGCTTGCCATTGTAACAGTATATCATTACTGACCCGCCGCAGTCGCCCATCACAACAGGAACCCCCTCCCCATGCGCTTGCTTGCTTCTGCCGCCTTTTCCCTCGGGCTGGTCCTTGCCGCCCCCGCCCTTGCGCAGGAGCGCGACGCGCCCGCCGGCGACGACGTGCATGATTCGGGTCCGATCGTCGTCACCGCGCCCTATGTCCGCAGCCTCGACATCCTCGGCAATGTCTCGGTGCTCGAGGGCGAAGAGCTGGCACGCGACATTCGCGGGCAGATCGGCGACACGCTGACGCGCCAGCCGGGCGTGTCGGCGACGAGCTTTGCCCCCGGCGCGTCGCGGCCGGTGCTGCGCGGCTTTTCGGGCGAGCGCGTGCGCGTGCTGACCGACGGCATCGGATCGATCGACGTGTCGAACACCTCCGCCGACCATGCCGTGACGATCGACCCGCTGACCGTCGAACGCATCGAAATCCTGCGCGGCCCCGCGGTGCTGCTGTTCGGCAGCCAGGCGATCGGCGGCGCGGTCAATCTGTTCGACCGCCGGATTCCGCGCAAGGTCCCCGCCGACCATGTCCATATCGACGCGATCGGCGGCTATGCGACCGCCGCGAACGACCGCAACGCCGGCGCCTCGATCGACGTCGCGCTGTCGCCGCAGATCGTCGCGCACCTCGACGGCAGCTGGCGCAAGAGCGGCGACGCGCGCGCGGGCGGCTATGTCTTTGCGCCGGGCATTCGTGGCGACCTGCTCCACCTCGCCGAGCACGAGATCGAGGACGGCCATGCCGACGAGGCGGCCGAACTGACCGCGCAGGCCAATTCGCGCGGCAAGATCGCCAACACCGCGAGCGAGACCTGGACCGCCGCCGGCGGACTGTCGCTGATCAACGACGGCGGCCAGCTCGGCATCTCGCTGAGCTATTTCGACAGCAATTACGGCGTCCCGAGCCGCCCCGACACCGCGCACGACCATGGCGGGGATCATGACGACGACGACCACGGCCACGATCATGGCGAAGGCCCCGTCACCATCGGCCTCAAGCAATGGCGCGCCGACCTGCGCGGCGAGGTCGAGATGGGCGACGGCTTCTTCGACAAGCTGCGCATCCGCGCAGGCTACGCCGATTATGAGCACACCGAATATGAAGGCGACGCGGTCGGCACGGTGTTCACCAACACGGGCGTCGAGGGCCGGCTCGAGCTGGCCCAGAACGAGCGCGGCGGCTGGCGCGGCGCGAGCGGGGTGCAGTACAGCCACCGCGATTTCGACGCGGTCGGCGCCGAGGCGTTCGTGCCGCGCAACCTGACCGACCAGTTCGCGCTGTTCA includes:
- a CDS encoding DUF4403 family protein — encoded protein: MRLIPLAITTLLLTPALTACDPAKGGAEAPPRATDTAPSPTQTSLIAVPINADISPLKRELERAIPRTLWTIDRHEKACVPPQRVKVFGRKVKVTPAIPCTIVGQVTRGPLKFRGEGNEIVVDVPINARISARDVGGVLKGETATGSALVHARIRLDLAANWRMQGKARIAYGWTSAPGIDFLGKRITFTDEADARLKPVVAGIEREVNREIVKIDLRRQAADIWRQSFTALELNHQNPPVWMRVTPQRILYGGYHLDGQRLRLDLGIEGLTETFVGDRPAAPDPTPLPALVRKTPRPHLDIRVPVVADYAPLQPVIDRALAKRATRPFVLPKIGPMMVKFGPSTVYGAPGGRVAVGVDVDARLEARTGKPTHGRIWMTAIPVNAPGSAEIRFTDLVINGDTDGVAGDVLILIGRSEEFAPLIAEALTQNFARDLAELQGKIRRAVDERREGPFVIRTHVDGFETGAIRAYGNGLYLPVRMTGGARVDYRPTR
- a CDS encoding DUF1579 domain-containing protein; protein product: MAGDFDFQIGSWRVRHRRLKARLVGCDDWEEFYGLCDMRPILGGDGNVEDNILHIPGGTYRAIALRSFDPARKSWAIWWLDARSPHSLDVPVIGRFADGVGHFYADDTLDGRPIRLRFIWSRTDSASPRWEQAMSADGGASWEVNWTMDFIRR
- a CDS encoding inorganic phosphate transporter, which encodes MHEIAFPLLVGLVILALAFDFLNGLHDAANSIATVVATRLLKPVQAVIFAAFFNFAAYFLSLAFPALHKVAETIGAGLIDKDLVTPAVVFGALVGAMFWNVVTWLKGIPSSSSHALVGGIVGAGVAHAGFEGIQWTGLNKTVIAIFLSPMLGMLLAMLVMLLSSWALRRASAKFAERTFRTLHLFSSAAYSLSHGLNDAQKTMGIIAVLLYSTGYLSGEFHVPHWVAFACYIAIALGTLSGGWKIIETMGGRITKLSHHQGFAASTGGSIMVFTASLLGIPVSTTHTITGSIIGAGVARRASAVRWGVASNVVAAWFITIPASAVVAALFYALTRLF
- a CDS encoding DUF47 family protein gives rise to the protein MRQIAVLPYRFGGPAQDGPTEILLITSRETRRWVIPKGNPLTGMTRHAAAAIEAEEEAGVIGAVCPTPIGSYQYRKRRANGAAVMLDVEVFPLAVTNELPEWKEDGERDRQWFPFHAAAAAVEEPDLQALIRSFGDSGFRAAARPDGVVFNVAEKTGVNRMFAWFQRLLPRQGNFFELFESHAATLVAGANALSRLLQGGNGMADHIQEIIEREHDADAITREVLQTVRRTFLTPFDRSAITDLIASMDDAIDEMQKTAGAVDLYDVTEFEPEMRDIAGIIVDAARLTAEALPLLRNIGANGPRLHELTERLVRMEGHADEIHAAGLKRLFREIGATDTTQFIIRRELYRHLETVVDRFEDVANEIDGLVIDHA
- a CDS encoding NAD(P)/FAD-dependent oxidoreductase; its protein translation is MAGTATMERTGSNAAAPVDQDVLIVGAGISGIGMAVHLQMNCPDRSFGIAERRADLGGTWDLFRYPGIRSDSDMHTLGFVFEPWKHEKSIADGPAILDYLNRIVDERGIRERIRFDRKVVGADWDSADARWTVTMEDSQGTQSTTTARWLYLGAGYYDYDEPFDANFAGRADFQGQILHPQFWPKDLDYKGKKVVVIGSGATAVTIVPSMAKEAGHVTMLQRTPTWYAIRPAKDGFANFLRKILPEELAYKITRFKNVKLQDIVFKKARDKPQKVKDFLTKKVKAALGDRYDEKAFTPPYNPWEQRLCLVPDADFFEAMKADKASVVTDHIERFDATGIQLKSGQHLDADIIVTATGLKLAVAGKIPVRVDGDPVDWSEHFYYKACMFSNVPNFSAVFGYLNASWTLRADIVSEYVCRVLNHMRATGTEIALPLLEDPSTLTEENIFDFSSGYIQRSLHIMPKSAVALPWRLSQNYIQDRIDMRTGAIDDGVLAFGKPHVAETAPALEAAE
- a CDS encoding TonB-dependent receptor; the encoded protein is MRLLASAAFSLGLVLAAPALAQERDAPAGDDVHDSGPIVVTAPYVRSLDILGNVSVLEGEELARDIRGQIGDTLTRQPGVSATSFAPGASRPVLRGFSGERVRVLTDGIGSIDVSNTSADHAVTIDPLTVERIEILRGPAVLLFGSQAIGGAVNLFDRRIPRKVPADHVHIDAIGGYATAANDRNAGASIDVALSPQIVAHLDGSWRKSGDARAGGYVFAPGIRGDLLHLAEHEIEDGHADEAAELTAQANSRGKIANTASETWTAAGGLSLINDGGQLGISLSYFDSNYGVPSRPDTAHDHGGDHDDDDHGHDHGEGPVTIGLKQWRADLRGEVEMGDGFFDKLRIRAGYADYEHTEYEGDAVGTVFTNTGVEGRLELAQNERGGWRGASGVQYSHRDFDAVGAEAFVPRNLTDQFALFTLQEWTAGPIGLEAAGRFEATSVRAPTLGITRSFDTFSGALGATYDLGETVKFGVSVARAVRAPSAEELFSNGPHIATQSFEVGNPDLKREASWGAEASFKVKTDAFNLSLTGYSNWFDDFIYSAATGAEEDGLPVFRYFQRDARVWGFEAEASARLAQVGGFNIVGDVTADMTRATIKGAGADRNVPRIPPLRVLGGIEAQGERVDARVEVEWTDDQKRIAAFETPTDGFTLVNASISWRPLPDTKNLTLSLAANNIFDVDARRHASFTKDYVPLAGRDIRITARASF